In the genome of Bremerella sp. P1, the window ATTGTACTGGGACCAAGTCGGAGCAGAAATGAACAGCGGGTTCCGTTCCATCGTCCCTTCCCACTCGTTCAACTTCTCCAAGAGTTGTGCCGCCATCTCAGGCTGGTCCTGAATCAAGTTGGTTGTCTCGCCGACGTCCTCTTTCAAGTTGTACAACTGAGGCAACTGCGAGTTGGGAATCAGCAGTTTCCAATCACCTTCTCGAATTGCCGAACCGCGGAGAGCCATCCGCCAGTAGAGCGACTCGTGCGGAGCCTCTTTACTTTCTCCTCGAAAATGTGGCACGAGGTCGACGCCATCGTAGATCGGCAGATTCTTCTTGCTACGACCTTTGCGAGGTTCCGTTTCCCCGGCAGAAGGAGCCTGGCCGCCAGCAGCCGTAACAAACGTTTTCATTACATCCAAAGAGATCACGGGTTGGTCATAAACCTTGCCCTGGGGCAATTGAGCCGGCCAGTGATAAATGGTTGGCACGCGAATGCCACCTTCCAGGAACGTTCCTTTGGTCCCTCGCAGAGGAGCATTCACCGCGTGAGAAACTTCCACCGAACCACCGTTGTCGGAGATGAATGCGATCAGCGTGTTTTCGAGTTGGCCCGTCGACTCGAGCGTGTCAACAATCTTGCCAATGTTCTCGTCCATACAGGCCTGCATAGCGCAGTAGACTCGGCGTGTCTTGTCATGGATGTGTGCGTACTGCTCAATATCTTCCTCCTTGGCTTGCATTGGACCATGAGGCGTGTTGTACGACAGATAAAGAAACCATGGCTGCTGGGCATCCAACTCTTTCGCCTTCCCCTCGGCCTGAATGAAGTCGATCGCTTCGAGCGTGAACCAATCGGTCAGGTACGGCGTGCGAATCTCGTGGGGCGGTTCATGATTGATCAGTAGTCGATTCTTCTCCACGGTTGGAAAGTAAGCATGACTGCCGCCCAACATTCCAAAGAAGAAGTCAAAGCCACGTTCCAGCGGATGATGCCCCGGCACTGACTCTCCCAGATGCCATTTTCCAACCAAGCCGGTACGGTACCCTTGCTCTTGAAGCCGCTGCGACAGAAGCGTTTCATCCAAGGGGATTCCGGCAAACTCATCCTCGAGTCCGGCTGGATTGCTAAGATTGTGCTCAAATCCAAATCGGGATCCGTAGCGCCCGGTCATCAGGCCGGCGCGAGAGGGAGCACAAACCGAACCTGAAACATAGCCATCGGTACAAAGTACTCCGCCGCTGGCCAGACGGTCGAGATTGGGCGTCTGAATCTGCTTCGAGCCATAGCACGACAAGTCGCCGTACCCCATATCGTCGGCCACAATCAGAAGCAAGTTGGGCTTCGCGGCAGAAACGGCGGTGCAACAGATTACCCACAGGCAGAGCGTGACGATCGTTCGGTACATGGACTCGGTGACTCTAGGAGAAAACAAACTGGCTTGGTTCTACTTATAAAGCCTAAGGCACGGTTTTCTGACGGGAAAACCGTGCCTTTAAAAAGAACTTTTCCAGCAATTCAACTATTTCAGTTGCAGCGTGACCGCTTTCGTTTGGGTATAGAGGTTGATCGCCTCGTGCCCCATTTCACGGCCCCAGCCGGATTGCTTGTAGCCGCCAAACGGAAGCGAGGCATCAAACACGTTGTAGCAGTTCATCCAAACGGTGCCGGCCTTGATACGTTTGGCGATCCGGTGCCCCAGGCTGATATCTTTCGTCCAGACAGCCGCGGCCAGCCCGTAGATGCTGTCGTTGGCCGTGGCAATCACTTCCTCGATGTCGTCAAAGGCCACTGCGGCAACCACCGGACCGAAGATCTCTTCCTTGATCACTTTCATGTTTGCATTGGTATCGACCAACACGGTCGGCTCGACGAAGTACCCTTCGCTGTCGGCTCGCTTGCCGCCACAGACGGCCTTCGCTCCTTCCTTCTCGCCAATGTCGAGATAGCTACAAACTCGATCCTGTTGAATCTGAGAGACCATCGGCCCCATGTCCGAATCGGGATGCATGCCAGGCCCGAGCTTGATCTTGCTGGCTTCTTCGGCCACCCCTTCGACGACTTGATCGAAGTGCTTTCGATGAACGAATAAGCGAGATCCGGCACAGCAGCACTGACCATGATTAAAGAAGATGGCGTTGGCCGATCCCGCGATGGCTGCCGGGATGTCAGCATCCGGCATGATGATATTCGGGCTCTTGCCGCCCAACTCCAGCGAGATCTTTTTCAGATTGGTTTCCCCAGCCGCTTTGACGATCAGCTTACCCACTTCGGTCGATCCAGTGAACGCAACCTTGTCGACATCGGGATGGGCCGAAAGTGCCGCGCCGGCAGTTTCACCGAAGCCGGTAATTACGTTCACAACGCCGGGCGGAAAGCCTGCCTCTTGAATTAAGTGCGCCAAACGCAAGGCGCTCAGCGGCGTTTCTTCAGCAACCTTCAGCACAACGGTGCATCCCGTTGCCAGAGCCGGTCCCAACTTCCAGGCTGCCATCAATAAGGGGAAGTTCCAAGGGATGATCTGACCAACGACACCGACTGGTTCCCGCAGCGTATAGCTGTGGAACTCGGCCCCGTCGAGATACGGCACCGAGACCGGAATGGTCGTTCCTTCGATCTTGGTGGCCCAGCCGGCCATGTAGCGAAACAGGTCGATCGCCAGTGGAACGTCGGCGGCAGCAGCAACCGCTTTTGGCTTACCATTGTCAAGCGATTCGATCTCGGCGAACTCTTCGATGTGCTGCTCCATCAAGTCGGCTAGTCGCCAGAGCATCTTGCCGCGCTGGGAAGCGGTCATTGCCGGCCAAGGTCCGGTCTCGAATGCCTTGCGGGCAGCGGCTACCGCTTTATTGACATCTTGCTGACCACCTTCGGCAACCTGGGCAATCACCTTGCCATCGGCCGGGTTCACCACTTCAAACTTCTTTTCCGTTGCCGCAGGCAGCCACTGTCCATCGATAAGTAGCTTGTGGTCCTGTTCAATGAATGCTTGTGTTTCCGGACGCGCGACAGGGGCAGTCGTCGTCAAAATCATAGATCTCTCCTTAGTCGATGGGGTAAGCAGCTTGGGGAGTGCTGGCGGTGCTTTGCTTGGGCCTGTTGCGCGAGTCACGCAGGCCACATCCCATTCTACGCGTTTCTGAACAAACGACAGAAATAAAAGTTTTTCCGGGTTGTTAGCGATCTCTATCGTTCGGTCAACACTTTGTGAAATAAATCACAACCCACACATCTCTCCAAGTACAAGGCTTAGGGCTATGAAAACGTTTGCCCAATTGAAGCGCACTTATGACGCGCTTCACGCCGAGGCCGTACGCCTGGCCGGCACGACTCGTCAGCTATCACAACGTGCTGCTACCTATCACCACGTTTATGAAGACTCTGGCCGTAATCATATCTTTCCGCTGATCGCCGCTCATGGGGCCCTATGGGCTCGCGGGTACTTCGCATTCGGCATGCAACTAGGCGAAGCCCTTTCCTTTCAGTACTGCTTCACTCCCAAGACTCGCCAGCAAAAGCTCAACGCGTTGGAAGCTTTCGCGGAAGCGTTTCGCGAGGTAAATCGCCGCGTGTGTGTGCAGATCTACACGACCTACCACTTCACAAAACTTCACGGCGATCATCCTGATGCCGATCGACTGGTAGCGCCCCATTTGCTTGCCGCGTTGAAATGTGTTCATGCTGCCAACCGCAATGGCGAGCAACTAACGGATCAAGCGAAACGTGAGATCTTTGAAACGCATTTTCTCGACGAACAAGAGACGATTGTTGGTCCGCGGATTGAACAGGCAGTCGACGAGTTCGATTGGCCGTTGATGAAATCACTGGCGCTAATGCCTGCAGTTCGCTTTGCCTACTTTCCAGCTGGTGCCTGGCTTCAATTCTGGAAGTTTGATCGGACAAAAGAACGCATCTCTCGTGGACTCAAAGCCTTCGACGTGGCTGCCAACATGGGCTGGAATCATACCGAGGCGACGCTCGATCGTTACGCGATACTTCCCGAAGCGTTTTTTGCCGATTCAACTGGCCATTTCTCTCACATGAAGCACGAGATATTAACTGCGGCATAGCGGAAAAGCTTGTTTCGTCCATGATAACAGCTATCCTGAAACGCACCTACCTGAATCCATTCCTTCCGTTTTCGAGATGGCTTCCATGCGTGCGTTGATTGGTTTGGCCCTGCTTTTTGTTCCTGCGGTTTTGCTGGCTGCCGAGCGCCCAGCCAACGTCGTGTTAATCGTCTCGGACGATCAAGGCTATCACGACTTGGGCTCGTTCGGAGCGACCGATGTCCGCACACCGCACTTGGATCAACTGGCCCAGGAAGGGACGCGACTGACCAGTTTTTATGTTGCCTGGAATGCGTGTACGCCTTCGCGGGCTGCTTTCCTGACAGGCCGTTACCCACAGCGAAATGGCACCTACGATATGATCCGCAACGATCGTGTCGATGACGGGCATCTCTACTCGCCTGAAGAATATGCGGTGTCGCCCGAACACATTCTGGGGACAGACGTACGTGAGGCTTTCCTATCGAATGTTTTGAAGGACGCCGGCTATGCATGTGGATGCTACGGCAAATGGGATGGCGGCCAACTCAAACGATTCCTGCCGCTACAGCGCGGCTTCGATGATTTCTACGGCTTCTGTAATACGGGCATCGACTACTTCACCCACGAGCGGTACGGCGTTCCGTCGATGTTTGATGGGAACGAGCTCACGACCAAGGATCAAGGCACGTATTGCACCACGCTGTTTCGAGACCACGCAGTGAAGTTTATTGATCAGAATCACGAGCGACCGTTCTTTCTGTATGTCCCGTTCAATGCACCACATGGGGCGTCCAACCTCGATCGTGAAATTCGCGGCAGCGTGCAGGCGTCGCCTGAATACCTGGCCATGTACCCTGAAGGAACGAGCCGCTCAGAACAACGTCGACGTGGCTACATGGCGGCCGTCACTGAAATGGATGCGGCCATCGGCGCGATCCTCGATCGACTTGAGCGTTATGAAATTGCCAATGACACACTCGTCATCTTCTTTTCCGACAATGGCGGCAGTGGCCTGGCCGATAATCAACCGCTGCAAGGTCGCAAGTCGACCATGTGGGAAGGTGGCATTCGCGTTCCCTGTATCGTCCGCTGGCCCGGCAAGGTACCCGCAGGTAAGACAAGCGACGAGTTTCTGACCGCCCTGGAGGTCTTTCCGACCGCATGCAAAGCCGCCGGGACAACACTTCCTAGCGGCGTGCCCTACGATGGCTTCGACATGCTGCCGGTGCTCCAGGGAAAAACCGAGTCCCCTCGAAAAGAGATGTTCTGGCAACGAAGAAATGAAGTCGCGGTTCGCAGCGGTGACTGGAAGTGGATCGACAGCAAGAGGGCAAAGGGTCTGTACTACTTGCCAGAAGACATCGGCGAAGAGAATGACTTGTCGGAAAAGCATCCCGACAAAGCTTTTGCGCTAAAAGAGCGACTGACCGAGTGGCAACAGGAAATGGAAGCCGCCGAACCTCGTCGGCCTTTTCGGGACTTCTAGACGACCAATTCCCACTCACTTAGCAGGCTAAGAAAAAAAGAGGAAAACATTCGATTCTCCCATCTTTTCACTTATTGACATCTCGCGAACTGACGATATATTTAACACAGGAGCCTCGAATATGCCCAAAAAGACACCTAACAAGCCACCTCTGGAAATGGATGCACTTGGCCAAGCTGCTGAGTGCTTAAAAGCATTAGCGCATCCGGTTCGTCTTCGGATGGTCCAGCTTTTGCTCCATGGTAGGTTTACGGTTGGCGAGATCGCCGAAGATTGTGGCATTGCCGAGAACCTAGCATCCGAGCATCTTCGTTTGATGCAACGCTGTGGCTTTTTCACAAGCGAGCGAGACGGTCGACGAGTCTATTACTCGGTGGCAGAACCCCACCTGGAAGACATCATGGCCTGTATCGAAAGCCGATTCTTGACAGAGGCCGGCAAATAGCCCGCCTTTTTTTGACCTAACATATCGTCACATCACGACATTACGGACAACAAATCAAAGGAGGAAAGAATGAGCGTTAATACGATTTCTCCCCAAGAACTGAATAAGCTTTGCGAGTCAGGCGACTGCGACCTGATCGATGTTCGCACGCCAGCTGAATACGAAGAGGTGCACGCCACCAAGGCCGTGAACAAGCCCCTGGATCGACTTGCCCCGAACGAAGTCATGGAGGCCCGCAACGGCTCGGCACACAAGCCCCTTTACGTGATCTGCAAGTCCGGTAATCGCGCCGGCAAGGCCTGCGAAAAGTTTGTTGCAGCGGGATACGAGAACGTTGTTAACGTGGAAGGCGGAACGGATGCCTGGGCTTCGGCAGGTCTTCCTGTAGTGCGTGGCAAGAAGACGATCTCCCTGGAACGCCAGGTGAGAATCGCCGCTGGCTTCCTCGTCCTCGTGGGCGCATTGCTGGGTATTTTCGTTCACCCCTACTTCGCTGGACTCTCGGCGTTTGTTGGTGCTGGCCTGATGTTCGCCGGCATTACCGACACCTGCGGCATGGCCATGATGTTGGCCAAGATGCCGTGGAATCAAGCGTCTAGCTGCTCGAGATAGCTATGGGGCAGGGGCAGCAGGACAGGAACCTTGGCGAGCAATTCCACCCATTGCTCGCTGGCAATGTTTTGCTGCCCTCCCTCCCCAGGCAAGCTACTTCACGTCATAGCACCAAATCGTACCGTGCTGCCGTAGAAAGAGCTTGCCGTCAGCCAAAGCCGGATAGGCCCATTCTTTCCCAGTTCCTTCCGGCTGATCAGGCAAAGTGAACTCGCTCACGATGTTCATCTCTTCTGGGGTGGCAGCCACCATCATGACCTTGCCATTTTCGGTGTGCAGGTACAAACGCCCATCGGCATAAAGGATCGAAGCGGCCGCGCTGATACGTTCCTGCCACTTAATCTCGCCTGATACGAAATCGACGCACATGAGTGTCGAACCGCTGCAACCATAGAGATAGCCATCGACTTTCACTGCCCCGCCAATTGCAGTGGGCAGCTTCGGATTGAAGTACAGTTCTTCCGGTAATACGGTGACCTGCTCAGCCACTAGCCGGACGGCACCTCCGCCGGTTCGTGAACCGCCGCTGTAAACGATATCGCCAGCCACCACCGGCGTAGGCATATTTGCGATCCCTTTGGTACGTGTGTAAGACCAAAGAAATGTCCCATCTTCGGCGTCGACACCAGCGAGGCCGTTGGCCATGAATGCGACATACTGCGGCTTGCCTGCGGCGGTCACCTTTTGGATCGAGGCATAGGCTGCGGCTCCCATCTTCGGAGTATTCGCCTTCCAGATCGTCTCGCCGGTTGCCTTATCAACGGCCACGATGCCCACATCTTTGCCACCAGGTGTGACAACCACTTTGTTTCCGTCGATCAACGGAGACTCTGAGTAAGCCCATGTGCCTGGCTTGCCATCGTACGCCTCGCGAATATTTTTCTGCCAAACAACTTCGCCACTTTTTGCCTTCAAGCAAACCAAGTCACCGTCGGAACCCAAGACATACAGCATTTCGCCATCAAGAGTCGGAGTACTGCGTGCGGCCGGGTAGCTTGGCTTTTGATTCGGATTGCCGACCTTTCCGATTCGGGTCGCCCACAGCACTTGCCCGTTGGCCGCGTTCAGTGCTTTCACCGATTCGTCATCCAGGCCTTCGTTGGTAACCAGGTAAATCACGCCGCCAACCACGGATACTGCGCCGTACCCATCTCCTAACTCGTTGACTTGCCAAACCAATGGTGGACCATCTTCCGGCCACTTGGCCTTTAACTGGGTTTCGCCAGAAATACCATCACGGGCGGGCCCCTGCCATTGCGGCCAGTCCTCGGCATGGAGCTTGGTAGAGAAGATTGTGATCGAGGCGATACAAAGCAAGAGTCGAAGCGTCGTAGACATCGGATGCTTTCCCGGAATGAGAATTTAGGGCAGATACACCAGCGACGATTATTCTAACGATCTTCCGCGGTGATTCTCAAACTTTGTCCGACATCCTCAGTTGCAGAGCAACGTCTAGCATCCTAGTGTGATAGTTAGTTGTTAGAGCCGCTACAACGCTACCCACTTCACCCATACCTTTGCATGACGCACTCACCCCCTCTCATAATTGGCGCTGGACCTGTCGGCATGGCGGCTGCCGCGTTTTTATCGCGGTACGATATCATTCCGAGGATTGTGGACAAACGGGCTGAGCCCTCGAAATTCTCGAAGGCACTGGCCATTAATCCACGCACGCTGGAACTGTTCGAGGCTTCCGGAATCACCGACAAGCTCTTGTCATTGGGGCGGAAGATTTACGGGACCACCATTCACCGCAATGGGCGCATTGTCGCGGAAGTTGATTTCAAAGATCTTGAGCATCGCTTCCCGTTTATGTTGGCCCTTTCGCAAGCAGCTACCGAAGGTGTCCTGAGGAAAGATCTTGGCGAGCGGGGAATCGAGATCGAGCGTCAAATCGAACTCGTCGATTCCCCTAACCTGGCCGAAGGCAAAGCAGAACTGGTTCATGTTGAAACCCAGGCCAACGAGTCGATCACGGCTCCGTGGATTCTGGCATCGGACGGTGCCCACAGCGTGGCTCGCAAGTCAGTTCATGTCCCTTTTCCAGGAGAAACCTACGACCGTGCGTGGGTGCTCGATGACATTCCCCTGGCGACCGACTTCGCTCCCGACAGGGCACATATCAAGTTGCAGGACGATGGTTTTCTCTTCATGATGCCGATCCATACCGGCGAAGAGAAACCTGGCGAGCCGACCATTTGGCGCGTCATGGGTAACTACCCCGAACCAATTGCCCAATTGACCGAGTCCAATCCGATTGGCGAATCGCAGTGGAACTCGTCCTTTCATATTGCCCACCGGTTAGTGGAATCGATGAATGTCGGCAAAGTCTACTTCGCCGGGGACGCGGCTCACCTTCACTCGCCGGTCGGGGCGCGTGGGATGAACCTCGGCATTGAAGATGCCTGGGTGTTCGCTGAGCTTGCCAAACGAGACGAGCTTGCCCTCTATCACCAACAGCGTTGGCCGGTTGATAATGCGATTATTCAGCGGATTCGTACGATGACCGGTTTCGTGAAGGCCGAGTCGTTCTTCAAACGAACCCTTCGCAACTTGCTCGCACCCAGACTTCTGCACTGGAAGAGTGTGCGGGAAACCATGCTCAAGACCGTAAGCGGACTGGACCATCCCCTCCCGTTATTCCAACCAGAGCCAGAAGAAGATCCCGCCGAAAAGCGTGCCTCGCGACGGCGGGAACGAGAATCAACGTAGCGCTCGCCGATAGCGACGATGGGCTACCGCTTCGTCTTCTACTCGGCTGGCAAACACATACACGCCGAACTCATCTTCACATCGGCGTCTTTCCAAGCCACCTCAAACTCGGCTTGAACCTTGTCGGCTTCGTCGAACTTGTCTTGCATCCGCAGACTACGTGCCAGGTCGTATAGTGCCCATCCATTGTGAGGATGGATTTCCAAGTCGGTTCGCAAGACTTTCTCGGCCTCTTTGTATCGCTTTGCATCCATTAAGGTCGCGGCCAAAGCATGGCGAACTGGTTGGATCCAATCAGGCGGTTCCGTATATCGCAGCGAGTCTTCCAACTCGGCTGCTTTCTCCAAACTGGCAACCGCTTCATCCGTTTTGCCTTCGCGATAAAGGATCTCGCCTTCGAGCATCTTGTCGGCAATGTCCAACACGACCGATGCCGGATTCTGAGCGAAAAAAGCCTCTTCCGGAATCGCCGCTTTTAGCTCACGGAACGTTGCCTGCTCTTTACGTGCTTCGGCCGGTTGCTTCTTCGCGGCATAAGCAACACCACGCGCGAAGTGCCGCATCGCCCGACAAATGGGGAAGTGTTCGGCAGGCTCAGGCTCCTCCAGGATCGCATCCCAACGCCCAAAGCGAATATGCATCTCATACGGCATGCTATGCATGCCATCGACAAACGGAGCGTTTGCCACCACCCAGCTCTCAGGCATCTCTTTCAGCATCATGTCAATCTGCTCGGTCGCGACTTTTTCCTGTCCGATCATCATCGCGGCGAAAGCCAACATGTGGCGATTATGGGCCATGTAAATCCGGAAGAAGTCCTGCTCAGGAGACTGCTGCTTGTAGGCCGTGTCGGCGATGATGGCCTTCTCATTGGCCGCAATGGCTTTGCGCCAAGCTCCTAAGCGGACATCGATGTGACTGGGCATGTGGACCATGTGCCCTAGCCCAGGCTGGAGGTTACGGAGGCGATCGGCTTCGTCGGCTGCTTTCGCCACTTCACCCGAGGCCTCGAGCGTGTGAATGTACAGGTGCAACGCCAGAGGATGATCGGGAGACTGCTTGAGAACGGCTTCGAGCGTTTCCATGACCTCTCGGGTATCCGGGTTGGCTGTGCCGGCTTGCTGCCAAAGATCCCAAGGCCACAGATCCATTAAACTCTCGGCGAAGACGGCCCCTACGTCTGGCTCGCCTGGATACTCTTTCCAAAGCTTGCGCATTGCATCGGCGTAGGCTTGATCGAGCGGCTTGCGATCCTCAGGTGGCGGCTGGGCATAGCGTTGATCGAGTGCGGCGATCAGTCCCTGCTCTAGGGGCGAGCCATTACTGGCCAGTTGTTTCGCCTTCTGCAGGGCCTCCCAGGCCAGTGGAGCATGCTTCTCGTCCAAGAGCGGATAGTTGATGTTCGGGCCGTTGGCCAGGGAGATAGCCCACCAAGGCGCGGGGCAATTGGGATCGAGCCTGGCCGCCTCGTGGAAACTGCGAATCGCTTCGTCATGGTTGAAGCCATACATGAACGCCAGCCCTTGATTGAAGTAGGCCTGGGCTTGTGGATTGTCGCTTGAAATCTCCCAGCGATGTTCCCCTAACCCGGGAAACAACGGGACTTCAGAACCTGGCTTCGCGGCATAGGCGTTTGAGCCGGCACTCAGTAACGCAGCAACAGCTAAGGCCACGAACATGGCTGGCGAACTGCAAACTCTCATCGATAGGATCCCCCGAGATAGTTTTGCCCCTTCGGCCATTTGGCCAATTTGCCTACTTCACATGGGTTGGCAGGCGCTTTAAGTTTAGCGGATGTGGCCGCTGAATAAGAGCTTTCAGCGGCGGAAATGTTCGGCCCGAAATTAAACTTCGCCGAGTTGCAGGTCTTCCGCTTGAGTAAGGTGGGCAAAAATTGATCTCCCTCGCTAGTGCTATCGGCACCCTATTTGCAAAGTTTAAAAAACAGGCCTCGGCAAGTCTTTTTTGCTATATTTCTATGCAGGTCACGCTGTTTTTGCGCGCAGAGGATGCTCCTTCGGGGGTCATTTTCTAGGGATTTTACGTCTTATAGTGACGCGGCACGGTAGTTGCTATCAGTCCGCACCATGCTTTCGCAGGGATCGCGAAGCGAAAGATCGTAAGGGAATTTCAACAACGAAAAGCGTGAAGCGGATCCCTGGTGGGGCTCGCCGTTCGCGCTAGGCTTTGGAGGTCACACACTAGTGAGTACGGTATCGAAAGGTAAGGCGGGTTCCAACGGAACAACTACCACAGGCAACGGTAGCGGGTACGCTGGCGGGACGGCTCGAATGGCAGCCATCGCGGCAGTTACCAACTACAAGCCCTCCGCCCCTGCCATGAACTTCTTGGAGACTCCCACCCAAGAGCTTTTCTGTGCGAATGTCTTCAGCAAATCGGTCATGAAGGACCGTCTTCCCAAGCCAATCTTCAAGACGCTGATGAAGACGATCGAAACGGGTGAGAAGCTCGATACGACCGTCGCCGACTACGTTGCTTCCGCAATGAAGGATTGGGCCATTGAAAAGGGTGCCACGCACTACGCCCACGTCTTCTATCCGCTGACCGGCAGCACTGCTGAAAAGCACGATAGCTTCCTGAGCCCAGACGGCACCGGCAGTGCAATTGCTGAATTTAGCGGTTCGCAACTGATCCAAGGTGAACCGGACGGTTCCAGCTTCCCTTCGGGTGGTATTCGCCAGACGTTTGAGGCTCGTGGTTACACGGCTTGGGACGTTACCAGCCCTGCCTACATCATGGAGAACCCGAACGGAACCACGCTGTGCATTCCCACTGCGTTCGTTTCGTGGACGGGCGAAGCTCTCGATAAGAAGACCCCGGTCTTGCGTTCGATGCAGGCTTTGAACAAGCAAGCTCAACGTATCCTGGCTCTCTTCGGTCATACCGATGGTGCCATGGTCAGCTCGACCGCCGGTCCTGAACAGGAATACTTCCTGGTCGATCGCAACTTCTTCTTCGCTCGCCCTGACCTGTTGAACGCTGGTCGCACCTTGTTTGGTGCTGCACCTCCTAAGGGTCAGGAATTCGACGATCACTACTTTGGTGCCATTCCAGATCGCGTTCTCGCCTTCATGCTGGAAAGCGAACGTGAACTGTTCAAGCTGGGTATCCCGGTCAAGACGCGTCACAACGAAGTGGCCCCTGGCCAGTACGAAATCGCTCCGATGTTCGAGTTCGCCAATGTCGCGACCGACCATCAGCAGCTGATCATGATCACGCTGCGTAAGGTTGCTGAGAAGTACGGTATGGCTTGCCTGACACACGAAAAGCCTTTCGCTGGCGTCAACGGTAGCGGTAAGCACGTCAACTGGTCGATGGGTAGCTCCTCGCAGGGCAACCTGCTGGATCCAGGCGACACGCCTCACGAGAACGCCCAGTTCCTGGTCTTCTGTGCTGCCGTTATTCGTGCCGTACACAAGTTTCAAGGCTTGCTGCGTGCCGTGGTTGCTACGGCTTCCAACGATCACCGTTTGGGTGCCAACGAAGCTCCTCCAGCTATTATTTCGATCTTCCTGGGCGACCAATTGACGGACGTCTTCGAACAGATCAAGGGCGGCGGTGCAAGTAGCTCGATTCCTAAGGGCACTCTGGAAATCGGTGCCGACGTTCTTCCGCCACTGCCGAAGGATGCTGGCGACCGTAACCGTACCAGCCCGTTTGCCTTCACCGGTAACCGCTTCGAGTTCCGTGCTGTTGGTTCTAACCAGTCGATCGCTGGTCCACTCGTCGCAATGAACACCATTGTTGCCGAATCGCTGGACTACTGTGCGACCAAGCTGGAAGAAGCAACCGGCGGTGATCCAGCGAAGC includes:
- a CDS encoding sulfatase-like hydrolase/transferase — encoded protein: MYRTIVTLCLWVICCTAVSAAKPNLLLIVADDMGYGDLSCYGSKQIQTPNLDRLASGGVLCTDGYVSGSVCAPSRAGLMTGRYGSRFGFEHNLSNPAGLEDEFAGIPLDETLLSQRLQEQGYRTGLVGKWHLGESVPGHHPLERGFDFFFGMLGGSHAYFPTVEKNRLLINHEPPHEIRTPYLTDWFTLEAIDFIQAEGKAKELDAQQPWFLYLSYNTPHGPMQAKEEDIEQYAHIHDKTRRVYCAMQACMDENIGKIVDTLESTGQLENTLIAFISDNGGSVEVSHAVNAPLRGTKGTFLEGGIRVPTIYHWPAQLPQGKVYDQPVISLDVMKTFVTAAGGQAPSAGETEPRKGRSKKNLPIYDGVDLVPHFRGESKEAPHESLYWRMALRGSAIREGDWKLLIPNSQLPQLYNLKEDVGETTNLIQDQPEMAAQLLEKLNEWEGTMERNPLFISAPTWSQYNKRLYEKTFSLEQPLPDSEEDIWSF
- a CDS encoding aldehyde dehydrogenase family protein, which produces MILTTTAPVARPETQAFIEQDHKLLIDGQWLPAATEKKFEVVNPADGKVIAQVAEGGQQDVNKAVAAARKAFETGPWPAMTASQRGKMLWRLADLMEQHIEEFAEIESLDNGKPKAVAAAADVPLAIDLFRYMAGWATKIEGTTIPVSVPYLDGAEFHSYTLREPVGVVGQIIPWNFPLLMAAWKLGPALATGCTVVLKVAEETPLSALRLAHLIQEAGFPPGVVNVITGFGETAGAALSAHPDVDKVAFTGSTEVGKLIVKAAGETNLKKISLELGGKSPNIIMPDADIPAAIAGSANAIFFNHGQCCCAGSRLFVHRKHFDQVVEGVAEEASKIKLGPGMHPDSDMGPMVSQIQQDRVCSYLDIGEKEGAKAVCGGKRADSEGYFVEPTVLVDTNANMKVIKEEIFGPVVAAVAFDDIEEVIATANDSIYGLAAAVWTKDISLGHRIAKRIKAGTVWMNCYNVFDASLPFGGYKQSGWGREMGHEAINLYTQTKAVTLQLK
- a CDS encoding sulfatase-like hydrolase/transferase, with the translated sequence MRALIGLALLFVPAVLLAAERPANVVLIVSDDQGYHDLGSFGATDVRTPHLDQLAQEGTRLTSFYVAWNACTPSRAAFLTGRYPQRNGTYDMIRNDRVDDGHLYSPEEYAVSPEHILGTDVREAFLSNVLKDAGYACGCYGKWDGGQLKRFLPLQRGFDDFYGFCNTGIDYFTHERYGVPSMFDGNELTTKDQGTYCTTLFRDHAVKFIDQNHERPFFLYVPFNAPHGASNLDREIRGSVQASPEYLAMYPEGTSRSEQRRRGYMAAVTEMDAAIGAILDRLERYEIANDTLVIFFSDNGGSGLADNQPLQGRKSTMWEGGIRVPCIVRWPGKVPAGKTSDEFLTALEVFPTACKAAGTTLPSGVPYDGFDMLPVLQGKTESPRKEMFWQRRNEVAVRSGDWKWIDSKRAKGLYYLPEDIGEENDLSEKHPDKAFALKERLTEWQQEMEAAEPRRPFRDF
- a CDS encoding ArsR/SmtB family transcription factor; this translates as MPKKTPNKPPLEMDALGQAAECLKALAHPVRLRMVQLLLHGRFTVGEIAEDCGIAENLASEHLRLMQRCGFFTSERDGRRVYYSVAEPHLEDIMACIESRFLTEAGK
- a CDS encoding rhodanese-like domain-containing protein; this encodes MSVNTISPQELNKLCESGDCDLIDVRTPAEYEEVHATKAVNKPLDRLAPNEVMEARNGSAHKPLYVICKSGNRAGKACEKFVAAGYENVVNVEGGTDAWASAGLPVVRGKKTISLERQVRIAAGFLVLVGALLGIFVHPYFAGLSAFVGAGLMFAGITDTCGMAMMLAKMPWNQASSCSR
- a CDS encoding PQQ-binding-like beta-propeller repeat protein, giving the protein MSTTLRLLLCIASITIFSTKLHAEDWPQWQGPARDGISGETQLKAKWPEDGPPLVWQVNELGDGYGAVSVVGGVIYLVTNEGLDDESVKALNAANGQVLWATRIGKVGNPNQKPSYPAARSTPTLDGEMLYVLGSDGDLVCLKAKSGEVVWQKNIREAYDGKPGTWAYSESPLIDGNKVVVTPGGKDVGIVAVDKATGETIWKANTPKMGAAAYASIQKVTAAGKPQYVAFMANGLAGVDAEDGTFLWSYTRTKGIANMPTPVVAGDIVYSGGSRTGGGAVRLVAEQVTVLPEELYFNPKLPTAIGGAVKVDGYLYGCSGSTLMCVDFVSGEIKWQERISAAASILYADGRLYLHTENGKVMMVAATPEEMNIVSEFTLPDQPEGTGKEWAYPALADGKLFLRQHGTIWCYDVK
- a CDS encoding FAD-dependent oxidoreductase, whose product is MTHSPPLIIGAGPVGMAAAAFLSRYDIIPRIVDKRAEPSKFSKALAINPRTLELFEASGITDKLLSLGRKIYGTTIHRNGRIVAEVDFKDLEHRFPFMLALSQAATEGVLRKDLGERGIEIERQIELVDSPNLAEGKAELVHVETQANESITAPWILASDGAHSVARKSVHVPFPGETYDRAWVLDDIPLATDFAPDRAHIKLQDDGFLFMMPIHTGEEKPGEPTIWRVMGNYPEPIAQLTESNPIGESQWNSSFHIAHRLVESMNVGKVYFAGDAAHLHSPVGARGMNLGIEDAWVFAELAKRDELALYHQQRWPVDNAIIQRIRTMTGFVKAESFFKRTLRNLLAPRLLHWKSVRETMLKTVSGLDHPLPLFQPEPEEDPAEKRASRRREREST